One window from the genome of Pararhizobium gei encodes:
- a CDS encoding MFS transporter translates to MSQIRPLIPLLITAGILIGGNGLQGTYISLRALQEGFSTSLIGLVGTGYNIGFAIGCIYVTRILRSIGHIRTFSAMAAIASAASIAMVLWIDPWFWFLMRLIAGLCFASLFATVESWLNARVTNANRARTLSIYRLVDLGSVTAAQYLIPTVGIEGFQLFAIVSMALTLSLVPISFADRSSPGAPEAIKFDIRALWNISPLATVGCIVVGLTNSTFRSLGPIYAEGIGLSITAIATFMSVGIIGGVVLQYPLGLYSDRLDRRLVILFATFGSLLAGLYLAFFAGSDAWANFVGIFIFGAFAMPLYSLCSAHANDHAAEGQHALVSAGMLFFWSIGAIIGPLFASVMLDIFGPQALFIYTAAVLLGFMVYTLQRMMARGAVPAGERSMRFRNLLRTSSFFNKLAASPGDEKKP, encoded by the coding sequence ATGTCCCAGATCCGCCCTCTCATCCCTCTTCTCATTACTGCCGGTATTCTGATCGGTGGCAACGGCCTGCAGGGGACGTATATCTCGCTGCGCGCGCTGCAGGAGGGGTTTTCGACCTCGCTGATCGGGCTTGTCGGCACGGGCTACAATATCGGCTTTGCCATCGGCTGCATCTATGTGACGCGCATCCTGCGCTCCATCGGTCATATCAGGACGTTTTCGGCCATGGCGGCGATCGCGTCCGCCGCGTCCATCGCAATGGTGCTCTGGATCGATCCCTGGTTCTGGTTTTTGATGCGGCTCATCGCCGGACTGTGTTTTGCCAGCCTCTTTGCGACGGTGGAAAGCTGGCTGAACGCGCGGGTAACGAATGCCAATCGAGCGCGCACCCTGTCGATCTACCGGCTTGTCGATCTCGGCTCTGTCACCGCCGCGCAATATCTGATCCCGACCGTCGGCATCGAAGGATTCCAGCTGTTTGCCATCGTCTCCATGGCGCTGACGCTGTCGCTGGTGCCGATTTCCTTTGCCGACCGGTCCAGCCCCGGCGCGCCGGAGGCGATCAAGTTCGATATCAGGGCGCTGTGGAACATCTCGCCGCTTGCCACTGTCGGCTGCATCGTCGTGGGCCTGACGAACTCGACGTTCCGGTCGCTGGGGCCGATCTATGCCGAGGGCATCGGCCTGTCGATCACGGCGATCGCCACCTTCATGAGCGTCGGCATCATCGGCGGCGTGGTCCTGCAATATCCGCTCGGGCTCTATTCCGACCGGCTGGACCGGCGGCTGGTCATCCTGTTTGCCACGTTCGGCTCCCTGCTCGCCGGCCTCTACCTCGCCTTTTTCGCGGGCAGCGACGCATGGGCCAATTTTGTCGGCATCTTCATTTTCGGCGCCTTTGCCATGCCGCTCTACTCGCTCTGCTCGGCCCACGCCAACGACCATGCCGCCGAAGGACAGCACGCGCTCGTCTCGGCCGGCATGCTGTTCTTCTGGTCGATCGGCGCCATCATCGGGCCGCTGTTCGCGTCCGTCATGCTCGACATTTTCGGGCCGCAAGCGCTGTTCATCTACACCGCCGCCGTGCTTCTCGGCTTCATGGTCTACACCCTGCAGCGCATGATGGCACGCGGCGCAGTACCGGCGGGGGAGCGTTCGATGCGGTTTCGCAATTTGTTGCGCACCTCCTCCTTCTTCAACAAGCTCGCGGCCTCACCCGGTGATGAAAAGAAGCCCTGA
- a CDS encoding GGDEF domain-containing protein has protein sequence MTASASHPIRTRQEDLSFSREQLYFILAALPDPAFILTRSGRYAAIFGGSDHRYYHDGSSLIGQSIFDVLNLEKARWFSTEIGKALLSRQLHIVEYSLAGSDVKGLETTGPDQPIWFEGRIQALDFTVDGEDAVVWVASNITEKNAVEKQLREMSETDALTGLFNRRRLLDALHLQFDLFRRDHIPSCVLMFDIDNFKRVNDDLGHPMGDRFLTTIAEACRTHLPVANVLARHGGDEFVVLMPATRMEQGLPNANRLRLRITAEIGQALGHRVTISGGLSEFLLTDESSDDILKRADDGLYRSKRGGRNRISAM, from the coding sequence ATGACCGCCTCAGCAAGCCATCCGATCAGGACCAGGCAAGAAGACCTCTCGTTTTCCCGCGAGCAGCTGTATTTCATTCTCGCCGCCTTGCCGGACCCGGCGTTCATTCTCACGCGAAGCGGCCGCTATGCCGCAATTTTTGGCGGGTCGGACCACCGCTATTACCATGACGGCAGTTCCCTGATAGGCCAGAGCATATTCGATGTGCTCAACCTGGAAAAGGCACGCTGGTTTTCGACGGAGATCGGCAAGGCGCTCCTGTCACGGCAATTGCACATCGTCGAATACAGCCTTGCCGGCAGCGACGTGAAGGGTCTGGAAACCACCGGACCGGATCAGCCCATATGGTTCGAAGGACGCATTCAGGCGCTCGATTTCACCGTTGACGGAGAGGATGCCGTCGTCTGGGTCGCCAGCAACATCACGGAAAAGAACGCCGTCGAAAAGCAGTTGCGCGAGATGAGCGAAACGGACGCCCTCACCGGCCTGTTCAACCGCCGCCGACTTCTGGACGCATTGCATCTGCAATTCGACCTTTTCCGCCGCGATCATATTCCCTCCTGCGTCCTGATGTTCGACATCGACAACTTCAAACGGGTCAATGATGATCTCGGCCATCCGATGGGCGACCGTTTCCTGACGACGATCGCCGAGGCCTGCCGGACACACCTGCCCGTGGCCAATGTGCTGGCACGCCACGGCGGAGACGAATTTGTCGTGCTCATGCCGGCCACCCGAATGGAACAGGGGCTCCCCAATGCCAACCGACTGCGCCTGCGCATCACCGCCGAGATCGGACAGGCGCTCGGCCACCGCGTTACGATCAGCGGCGGTCTCAGCGAATTCCTTCTGACGGACGAATCGAGTGACGATATCCTGAAACGGGCCGATGATGGTCTCTACCGGTCCAAGCGCGGCGGCCGCAATCGGATCAGTGCCATGTGA
- the aspS gene encoding aspartate--tRNA ligase, with amino-acid sequence MHRYRSHTCAALGKADVGQTVRLSGWVHRVRDHGGLLFIDLRDHYGMTQIVVDPDSPAFKAAETVRGEWVIRIDGTVKARSDETVNKQMATGEIELYAQEIEVLSAAKELPLPVFGEPDYPEDVRLKYRFLDLRRETLHRNIVKRTQIIADMRARMNAIGFAEYSTPILTASSPEGARDFLVPSRIHEGKFFALPQAPQQYKQLLMVAGFDRYFQIAPCFRDEDPRADRLPGEFYQLDLEMSFVTQEDVWNTMEPVMRGVFEQFAEGKPVTQEFRRIPYDTAIRTYGSDKPDLRNPIEMQAVTEHFAGSGFKVFAGMIERDPKVEVWAIPAKTGGSRAFCDRMNAWAQSTGQPGLGYIFWRTEEDGTTAGSGPLAKNIGPERTEALRIQLGLDVGDACFFVAGDPAKFYKFAGEARTRAGEELNLVDRDRFELCWIIDFPFYEWLDDEKRIDFAHNPFSMPQGGLEGLNGPDPLSLKAYQYDLVCNGFEIASGSIRNQLPEVMVKAFELTGKSAQEVEEQFGGLYRAFQYGAPPHGGMAAGVDRVIMLLVGAKNLREISIFPMNQQAQDLLMGAPSPATPAQLRELALRVIPMAPKKD; translated from the coding sequence ATGCATCGTTACCGCAGCCACACTTGCGCCGCTCTTGGCAAGGCCGATGTTGGCCAGACCGTTCGCCTGTCCGGCTGGGTTCACCGCGTCCGCGATCATGGCGGCCTGCTGTTCATCGACCTTCGTGATCATTATGGCATGACGCAGATCGTCGTCGATCCGGATTCGCCCGCCTTCAAGGCGGCGGAGACCGTGCGCGGCGAATGGGTGATCCGCATCGACGGCACCGTCAAGGCGCGTTCGGACGAGACGGTCAACAAGCAGATGGCGACCGGCGAGATCGAGCTTTATGCGCAGGAGATCGAAGTACTCTCCGCTGCCAAGGAATTGCCGCTGCCGGTGTTCGGCGAGCCGGACTATCCCGAGGACGTGCGCCTGAAATACCGCTTCCTCGACCTGCGCCGCGAAACCCTGCACAGGAATATCGTCAAGCGCACCCAGATCATCGCCGATATGCGCGCCCGCATGAACGCCATCGGCTTTGCCGAATATTCGACGCCGATTCTCACGGCCTCTTCACCGGAAGGCGCGCGCGACTTCCTCGTGCCGTCGCGCATCCATGAAGGCAAGTTCTTCGCCCTGCCGCAAGCGCCGCAGCAGTACAAGCAGTTGCTGATGGTCGCCGGTTTCGACCGCTACTTCCAGATTGCACCCTGCTTCCGCGACGAAGACCCCCGCGCCGACCGCCTGCCGGGCGAATTCTACCAGCTCGATCTCGAAATGAGCTTCGTCACCCAGGAGGATGTCTGGAACACGATGGAGCCCGTCATGCGCGGCGTCTTCGAGCAGTTTGCCGAAGGCAAGCCGGTGACGCAGGAGTTCCGTCGCATTCCCTACGACACCGCCATCCGAACCTATGGCTCCGACAAGCCGGACCTGCGCAACCCGATCGAGATGCAGGCCGTCACCGAACATTTTGCCGGTTCCGGCTTCAAGGTTTTCGCGGGCATGATCGAACGCGATCCGAAGGTCGAGGTCTGGGCGATCCCGGCCAAGACCGGCGGCTCGCGCGCCTTCTGCGACCGCATGAACGCCTGGGCGCAATCGACCGGCCAGCCGGGTCTCGGCTATATTTTCTGGCGGACGGAAGAGGACGGCACGACCGCCGGCTCCGGCCCGCTTGCCAAGAACATCGGCCCGGAGCGGACCGAGGCCTTGCGTATCCAGCTCGGTCTCGACGTCGGCGATGCCTGTTTCTTCGTCGCTGGCGATCCGGCAAAATTCTACAAGTTCGCGGGCGAGGCCCGCACCCGCGCCGGCGAGGAACTGAACCTCGTCGACCGCGACCGGTTCGAACTGTGCTGGATCATCGACTTCCCGTTCTACGAGTGGCTTGATGACGAAAAGCGCATCGATTTCGCCCACAACCCCTTCTCCATGCCGCAGGGCGGCCTTGAAGGGCTGAATGGTCCGGACCCCCTGTCGCTCAAGGCCTATCAGTACGACCTCGTCTGCAACGGCTTCGAAATTGCCTCCGGCTCAATCCGTAACCAGTTGCCCGAGGTGATGGTCAAGGCGTTCGAGCTGACCGGCAAGTCGGCGCAGGAGGTCGAGGAACAGTTCGGCGGCCTTTACCGCGCCTTCCAGTATGGCGCTCCGCCGCATGGCGGCATGGCGGCCGGTGTCGATCGCGTCATCATGCTGCTCGTCGGCGCAAAGAACCTGCGCGAAATCTCGATCTTCCCGATGAACCAGCAGGCGCAGGACCTGCTGATGGGCGCCCCGTCGCCGGCCACGCCCGCGCAGTTGCGCGAACTCGCATTGCGGGTGATACCGATGGCGCCAAAGAAGGACTGA
- a CDS encoding DUF1236 domain-containing protein translates to MRPILLAATAALLTLSASAQAQDVIVTQPSTTTVVPSTTTVVEVPGEVRTYVLEQNVQSVPYEGDVLIGEVLPQSVETRVIDGNGNYAYTVVNERRVIVDPQTRQVIEILE, encoded by the coding sequence ATGCGCCCTATTCTTCTCGCCGCGACCGCGGCTCTACTCACCTTATCCGCGTCTGCTCAAGCGCAAGACGTCATCGTGACCCAGCCCTCGACAACCACGGTGGTGCCGTCCACGACGACGGTTGTCGAGGTTCCCGGCGAAGTCCGCACTTATGTTCTGGAGCAAAACGTCCAGTCAGTGCCCTATGAAGGCGATGTGCTGATCGGTGAAGTCCTGCCGCAATCCGTCGAGACCCGTGTGATCGATGGCAATGGCAATTATGCCTATACGGTCGTCAACGAACGGCGTGTCATTGTCGATCCGCAGACGCGACAGGTCATTGAGATTCTAGAGTAA